A single window of Leeuwenhoekiella sp. MAR_2009_132 DNA harbors:
- a CDS encoding thiamine pyrophosphate-dependent enzyme → MHTQSEPTSEISFQDFKLTVLEDYKIAVTSRECSLLGRREVLTGKAKFGIFGDGKEVPQLAMAKAFKKGDWRSGYYRDQTFMMAIGEFTIANFFAGLYAHTSIENDPMSAGKQMGGHFGTHSLDEHGVLKNLLEQYNSSADISPTAGQMPRLLGLAQASKIFRNVTETETNGLSDKGNEVAWGTIGNASTSEGMFFETINAAGVLQVPMVISVWDDDYGISVHARHQTTKESISEILSGFQRTETEKGFEILKVKGWDYPALIETFEKAGNIARTEHVPVILHVTELTQPQGHSTSGSHERYKNSDRLQWEKDHDCIAKMREWMLNNQIATEEELIDIEKDIKRNVREGKRKAWDAFLNPIRDEKKKVVSLLETLVSESSNGQFIKPILKALVNEKDALKSDLLTASRKALRFVAQEESKAITSLRNWVTSYIENEQPNYSKHLYSANESKAINVAEILPEYDDKAKDVDARVVLRDNFDAIFSKYPNSLVFGEDAGTIGDVNQGLEGLQEKYGELRVADVGIRETTIIGQGIGLALRGLRPIAEIQYLDYVLYAISTLSDDLATLRYRTHGKQTAPVIVRTRGHRLEGIWHSGSQMGALLGLLRGIYILTPRNMTKAAGFYNTLLKSDEPAIVIECLNGYRLKEQLPLNLGEFTTPIGKVEVVKEGTDITVLSYGSTLRLVMQAGQELQASGINIEVIDAQSLLPFDLNHDTVKSIAKTNRILVVDEDMPGGASAYLMNHILDEQKAFKYLDGTPQTLTAKPHRPAYGTDGDYFSKPSAEDIFEKIYAIMHEVNPKKYPSIR, encoded by the coding sequence ATGCACACGCAATCTGAGCCTACTTCTGAAATATCTTTTCAAGATTTTAAATTAACCGTTCTAGAAGATTACAAAATAGCTGTTACCAGTAGAGAATGTAGTTTATTAGGACGTCGAGAAGTTTTAACAGGTAAGGCTAAGTTTGGTATTTTTGGCGACGGAAAAGAAGTACCCCAGCTGGCAATGGCAAAAGCCTTTAAAAAAGGTGATTGGCGGTCAGGATATTATCGTGATCAGACCTTTATGATGGCTATAGGCGAGTTTACTATAGCAAATTTCTTTGCGGGTCTCTATGCGCATACAAGTATAGAAAATGACCCTATGAGTGCCGGTAAACAAATGGGCGGTCATTTTGGTACACACAGTCTTGATGAACACGGAGTATTAAAAAATCTATTGGAGCAATACAATAGCAGTGCAGACATCTCTCCTACTGCAGGCCAAATGCCAAGACTATTAGGTCTTGCTCAGGCTTCAAAAATCTTTAGAAATGTTACTGAAACAGAAACCAATGGATTATCTGATAAGGGTAATGAAGTAGCCTGGGGTACCATAGGTAATGCCAGCACTTCTGAAGGAATGTTTTTTGAAACTATAAACGCTGCCGGTGTATTACAGGTACCCATGGTTATTAGTGTTTGGGATGATGATTACGGTATTTCAGTACATGCAAGACATCAAACAACAAAAGAAAGTATATCTGAAATCTTAAGCGGTTTTCAACGTACTGAAACCGAAAAAGGTTTTGAAATACTAAAAGTTAAAGGTTGGGATTATCCCGCCCTTATAGAAACTTTTGAGAAAGCAGGAAATATTGCCCGTACAGAACATGTTCCCGTAATACTGCACGTGACTGAATTGACACAACCGCAAGGGCATTCAACATCAGGTTCTCACGAGCGTTATAAAAATAGTGATCGCCTACAATGGGAAAAAGACCATGATTGTATTGCAAAAATGCGAGAGTGGATGCTTAATAACCAAATCGCTACTGAAGAAGAACTAATTGATATTGAAAAAGATATTAAACGCAACGTTCGCGAAGGAAAACGTAAAGCATGGGATGCATTTTTAAATCCTATTAGGGACGAAAAGAAAAAGGTAGTTAGTCTACTCGAGACGCTTGTTTCAGAAAGCAGTAATGGTCAATTTATAAAGCCTATTCTTAAAGCACTAGTTAATGAAAAAGATGCTTTAAAATCAGATTTACTTACGGCATCTCGCAAAGCACTTCGATTTGTTGCTCAGGAAGAAAGCAAAGCGATAACATCGTTAAGAAATTGGGTTACTTCATATATCGAGAATGAGCAACCTAATTACAGTAAACATTTATACAGCGCTAACGAGTCTAAGGCTATAAACGTAGCTGAAATTCTACCTGAATATGACGACAAGGCAAAAGATGTTGATGCACGAGTAGTTTTACGTGATAATTTTGATGCTATATTCAGCAAATATCCTAACAGCTTAGTTTTCGGTGAAGATGCAGGTACCATAGGTGATGTGAACCAAGGCCTTGAAGGTTTACAAGAGAAATATGGCGAACTGCGCGTTGCTGATGTAGGTATACGAGAGACTACAATTATAGGTCAGGGAATAGGTCTTGCATTACGCGGCCTGCGCCCTATTGCAGAAATTCAGTATCTTGATTATGTACTTTATGCGATTAGTACGCTAAGTGATGATCTTGCCACATTACGTTACCGAACCCACGGTAAACAAACAGCTCCTGTAATTGTTAGAACACGAGGACACAGACTTGAAGGTATCTGGCATAGCGGTTCTCAAATGGGTGCACTTTTAGGACTTTTACGAGGAATTTATATCCTTACACCACGTAATATGACCAAAGCAGCAGGATTCTACAACACGCTTTTAAAGAGTGATGAACCTGCAATCGTAATTGAGTGCCTTAACGGTTACCGTTTAAAAGAGCAATTACCGCTCAACTTAGGAGAATTTACTACGCCTATTGGTAAAGTTGAAGTCGTAAAAGAAGGTACAGATATAACCGTTTTATCTTACGGAAGTACCCTTAGACTGGTAATGCAGGCCGGTCAGGAATTGCAGGCTTCAGGAATAAACATTGAAGTTATTGATGCACAGTCGCTTTTACCCTTTGATTTAAATCACGATACCGTTAAAAGTATTGCAAAAACTAATCGCATTTTAGTAGTTGATGAAGATATGCCAGGTGGTGCTTCAGCATATTTGATGAATCATATTTTAGATGAGCAAAAGGCATTTAAATACTTAGACGGTACACCACAAACCTTAACTGCAAAACCACACAGACCTGCATACGGTACAGATGGAGATTACTTTTCAAAGCCTTCTGCTGAAGATATATTTGAAAAAATCTATGCAATTATGCACGAGGTAAATCCTAAAAAATATCCTTCAATACGATAA
- a CDS encoding metalloprotease: MKTFLKALLLVIFILPATGEAQNRINISARLYEDSKTLVIQQKVFFVNTAKDTLTSLYFNDWANSFASKQSKLGRRFAENYDRRFHLASTEERGYTQVNSIIDDTFKMLDFKRIPKAEDILEVKLNHPLAPGETQMLRLNYEIHIPDSRFTGYGALNNGDFNLKYWFIAPAVYDGEWHYYSNKDLDDLYMVPTDFKIDFSFKKNYLLINELVQTKSSLDEESLYRTIQLEGKNRNNTTIYFRQNSDFLITETDPVTVITNISDTKVIPEREALIIDKITNYLDKELGDYPFEKLVISNIDYKENPVYGLNQLPNFFSPFPEDFKYELKILKTAINNYVDRTLFINPREHKWVADVVKMNMMMRYMDTYYPNLKVLGTLNRYWVARQFNISNLEFNEQYNLLYLHMARLNLDQSLATPKDSLIKFNVNISNSYKAASGVNYLSEYLSDTLIQNSIKQFYSENQLKLTSPKDFEQIVRSKTNKNLDWFFNDFVTTRKNIDFKFNEVKKRGDSINIELRNKTGILVPVPVYGMKGDSIVSKTWVEGFKKEKQISISNKNIDRVVINAEGFVPEFNRRNNYKKLNPFLGVNKPFQFKLFQDLEDPSKNQVFFMPVAEYNFYDGFRLGAKMYNKTLLSKPFNYKIEPQYGFKSNKITGSAGFTYTQNLDEGNLFAIRYGIGGSLSSYAPDALYKKYSPFITFAFRPDDFRSDKREYLSIRNINVYRDESNFISNDDPNYSVFNVQYSNNDPGVINSLSWNTDFQLAQKFSKLSVTAKYRKVFLNNRQFDLRFFGGTFLYNDTRSDGDYFSFATDRPTDYLFNYNYYGRSESSGLFSQQLILAEGGFKSQLDTPFGNQWLTSINTSTTLWNFIHGYVDVGLIKNQGDPARFLYDSGIRTVLVEDYFELFFPVYSSNGWEVGQQNYDQKIRFIVTLDIGTMLSLFTRKWY; the protein is encoded by the coding sequence GAAGACGTTTTTAAAAGCGCTTCTACTAGTGATTTTTATACTTCCCGCAACCGGCGAAGCGCAGAATCGTATTAATATATCTGCACGATTGTATGAAGACTCAAAAACACTTGTAATTCAACAGAAAGTTTTTTTTGTAAATACCGCTAAAGACACATTAACATCATTATATTTTAATGATTGGGCAAATAGTTTTGCGTCTAAGCAATCAAAATTAGGTAGACGCTTTGCAGAAAATTATGACCGAAGATTTCATTTAGCTTCAACAGAAGAAAGAGGTTATACCCAAGTCAATTCAATTATAGACGACACGTTTAAGATGTTAGACTTTAAACGTATTCCTAAAGCTGAAGATATTCTAGAAGTTAAACTCAATCATCCATTAGCTCCGGGAGAAACACAAATGCTCAGGCTTAATTATGAAATACATATACCCGATTCTCGCTTTACAGGTTATGGTGCTTTAAATAATGGAGATTTCAATTTAAAATATTGGTTTATTGCTCCCGCTGTTTATGATGGTGAATGGCATTATTACAGCAATAAAGACCTGGACGATCTGTACATGGTTCCTACAGATTTTAAAATAGACTTCTCGTTTAAGAAAAATTATCTTCTTATAAATGAGTTGGTTCAAACTAAAAGTTCATTAGATGAAGAATCTTTATACCGAACCATACAACTCGAAGGAAAAAACAGAAACAATACCACTATTTACTTTCGGCAGAATTCAGATTTTTTAATTACTGAAACAGATCCTGTAACGGTTATAACAAATATCAGTGACACTAAGGTAATTCCAGAACGTGAAGCGCTTATCATTGATAAAATTACAAACTATCTTGATAAAGAGTTAGGAGATTATCCTTTTGAGAAACTGGTAATTTCTAATATTGATTATAAGGAAAATCCTGTTTATGGCTTAAATCAATTACCCAACTTCTTTAGTCCCTTCCCAGAAGATTTTAAGTACGAGCTTAAAATATTAAAAACTGCAATTAATAATTATGTAGATCGCACACTTTTTATAAACCCACGAGAACATAAATGGGTTGCAGATGTTGTGAAGATGAATATGATGATGCGGTATATGGATACCTATTATCCCAATTTAAAAGTACTGGGAACTTTAAACCGTTACTGGGTCGCCAGACAGTTTAATATTTCAAACTTAGAATTTAATGAGCAGTACAATTTGTTGTATTTGCACATGGCTCGGTTGAATCTTGATCAATCTTTAGCGACCCCTAAAGACTCCTTAATTAAGTTTAATGTAAACATTTCAAATTCTTACAAAGCTGCTAGTGGTGTAAATTATCTTTCAGAATATTTATCAGACACGCTAATTCAAAATAGCATTAAACAATTCTACAGCGAAAATCAATTAAAGCTTACCTCTCCTAAAGATTTTGAACAAATTGTACGCTCTAAAACCAATAAAAACCTAGACTGGTTTTTTAATGATTTTGTAACTACCCGAAAAAACATAGATTTTAAATTTAACGAAGTAAAGAAAAGAGGAGATTCTATAAATATAGAACTACGTAATAAAACAGGAATCTTAGTCCCGGTTCCAGTTTATGGGATGAAAGGAGATTCTATAGTTTCTAAAACCTGGGTTGAGGGTTTTAAAAAAGAAAAGCAAATCTCTATTTCAAATAAAAATATAGATCGGGTAGTTATTAATGCGGAAGGATTTGTTCCTGAATTCAATAGACGTAATAATTACAAAAAATTAAATCCTTTTTTAGGTGTTAATAAACCCTTTCAGTTTAAGCTCTTTCAGGATTTAGAAGATCCTTCAAAAAATCAGGTGTTTTTTATGCCTGTTGCAGAATATAACTTTTACGACGGTTTTAGATTAGGAGCTAAAATGTATAATAAGACTTTACTCTCTAAACCCTTCAATTATAAGATTGAACCACAATATGGTTTTAAATCAAATAAAATTACCGGAAGCGCGGGGTTTACCTATACTCAAAATCTTGATGAGGGAAATCTTTTTGCAATACGCTATGGTATAGGCGGCTCCTTATCTTCTTATGCGCCAGACGCACTTTATAAAAAATACTCTCCGTTTATAACATTTGCTTTTAGACCAGATGATTTTAGATCAGACAAACGCGAATATCTAAGTATACGCAACATTAATGTTTACCGCGATGAGTCTAATTTTATAAGCAATGATGATCCTAATTACAGTGTCTTTAATGTTCAGTATTCAAATAATGATCCCGGAGTAATAAACTCATTAAGCTGGAATACCGATTTTCAACTCGCTCAAAAATTTAGTAAACTATCAGTAACCGCTAAATACCGAAAAGTTTTTCTTAACAACAGGCAATTTGATTTACGTTTCTTTGGTGGTACGTTTTTATACAACGATACCCGTTCTGATGGTGACTATTTTAGCTTTGCTACAGACCGACCTACAGATTATTTATTTAATTACAATTACTACGGTCGTTCAGAAAGCAGTGGTTTGTTTAGTCAACAACTTATACTGGCTGAAGGTGGTTTTAAATCACAACTTGATACTCCCTTCGGAAATCAATGGCTCACCTCTATTAATACAAGTACAACCCTTTGGAACTTTATTCACGGCTACGTAGATGTAGGGCTTATAAAAAACCAGGGAGATCCTGCACGTTTTTTATACGATAGCGGGATACGCACCGTATTAGTTGAAGATTATTTTGAGCTGTTTTTCCCGGTATATTCTTCTAACGGCTGGGAAGTAGGTCAACAAAATTACGATCAGAAAATACGCTTTATCGTTACCTTAGATATAGGAACAATGTTAAGCCTCTTTACCCGCAAATGGTATTGA